The following proteins come from a genomic window of Crassostrea angulata isolate pt1a10 chromosome 1, ASM2561291v2, whole genome shotgun sequence:
- the LOC128155459 gene encoding MORN repeat-containing protein 1-like isoform X1 — translation MISRWQKSYSFFLLFSQKCQSVLYFAESLDSDQSDKKDKKKEEAPPPPTKGVYIFPNGDRYDGEYQHGSDGSLERNGYGVHTTTDGSVYEGEWKGDKMNGRGKLTHPSGALYEGEFVNNQFHGQGKYTWKNNSFYEGQFNENKMEGTGQFTDTEGQMWTGTFRYKAAPGLRFELKMN, via the exons ATGATATCAAGATGGCAAAaatcttattcattttttctgTTATTCAGTCAAAAATGTCAATCTGTTTTGTACTTTGCAGAGTCTTTAGACAGTGATCAGAGTG ATAAAAAAGACAAGAAGAAAGAAGAAGCACCCCCACCCCCTACCAAAGGGGTTTACATCTTCCCCAATGGAGACAGATATG ATGGAGAATACCAGCATGGTAGTGACGGTTCACTGGAGCGGAACGGTTACGGTGTCCACACCACGACGGACGGGTCCGTGTATGAGGGGGAGTGGAAAGGGGACAAGATGAATGGGAGGGGCAAGCTCACCCACCCTTCAGGCGCGCTGTACGAGGGAGAGTTTGTCAACAATCAGTTTCACGGCCAAGGAAAATACACTTGGAAGAACAATTCATTTTACGAAGGACAGTTCAACGAAAATAA AATGGAAGGGACCGGTCAGTTTACGGACACTGAGGGACAGATGTGGACAGGAACGTTCCGCTACAAGGCCGCCCCGGGACTCAGATTTGAACTCAAGATGAACTAA
- the LOC128155459 gene encoding MORN repeat-containing protein 2-like isoform X2, producing MPTDKKDKKKEEAPPPPTKGVYIFPNGDRYDGEYQHGSDGSLERNGYGVHTTTDGSVYEGEWKGDKMNGRGKLTHPSGALYEGEFVNNQFHGQGKYTWKNNSFYEGQFNENKMEGTGQFTDTEGQMWTGTFRYKAAPGLRFELKMN from the exons ATGCCGACTG ATAAAAAAGACAAGAAGAAAGAAGAAGCACCCCCACCCCCTACCAAAGGGGTTTACATCTTCCCCAATGGAGACAGATATG ATGGAGAATACCAGCATGGTAGTGACGGTTCACTGGAGCGGAACGGTTACGGTGTCCACACCACGACGGACGGGTCCGTGTATGAGGGGGAGTGGAAAGGGGACAAGATGAATGGGAGGGGCAAGCTCACCCACCCTTCAGGCGCGCTGTACGAGGGAGAGTTTGTCAACAATCAGTTTCACGGCCAAGGAAAATACACTTGGAAGAACAATTCATTTTACGAAGGACAGTTCAACGAAAATAA AATGGAAGGGACCGGTCAGTTTACGGACACTGAGGGACAGATGTGGACAGGAACGTTCCGCTACAAGGCCGCCCCGGGACTCAGATTTGAACTCAAGATGAACTAA
- the LOC128155449 gene encoding dihydrolipoyllysine-residue acetyltransferase component of pyruvate dehydrogenase complex, mitochondrial-like, which translates to MNQSLIRNLRIRTTSADIEYLLSLTAQRRQSELAMLRPQSLTRVLTKCRRSSSLPLRTFSSRSVVFSRGISKLRGCSQISKGSNLLRISESNVFNRYYSSEDLPSHVKVVLPALSPTMETGTISKWQKKVGDKVSEGDLLADIETDKATMGFEASEEGYIARIFVEEGTKDIPIGKLLCIIVEEEGDVEAFKDYVPKPEDDQPPGGLPEASKPAPTPPPPPKAAPPPQPPKAATPPPPPTTPQPPAPVAASAQPVSGGGIPATPFAKTLAAERGVDLAMVTGTGPNGVIQADDVLRFQAPAVPSVVVTPGAEYTDIELTGMRKTIAKRLLESKQTIPHYYLTIDVNMENVIQLRKELNEVLSGDKIKLSVNDFIIKASALACKKVPEANSAWQGDFIRQYNSVDVNVAVATDAGLITPIVSRADIKGLSNINQDVLLLAAKAKEGRLQPHEFQGGTFTISNLGMFGIKSFSAVINPPQACILAVGGAEKRLIVDEDSNTGYRAASMMSVTLSCDHRVVDGAVGAQWLAEFKKFMEKPETMLL; encoded by the exons ATGAATCAGTCATTAATTCGAAACTTACGTATCAGAACAACTTCCGCTGACATTGAGTATCTTCTGAGTTTGACGGCGCAGAGACGGCAATCCGAACTTGCCATGCTTCGTCCACAGAGCCTTACACGGGTGTTAACAAAATGCAGGCGATCAAGTTCGTTGCCGTTAAGGACGTTCTCTTCAAGATCGGTAGTTTTCTCAAGGGGCATTAg CAAACTGAGGGGGTGTTCTCAAATTTCAAAAGGAAGTAATCTTTTAAGAATATCAGAGAGCAATGTATTCAACAGATATTACAGCTCCGAAG ATTTACCTAGCCATGTTAAAGTAGTGCTCCCTGCCCTGTCTCCCACTATGGAGACAGGGACGATCAGTAAATGGCAGAAGAAGGTGGGGGACAAGGTGTCAGAGGGGGACCTGCTGGCTGATATAGAAACAGACaaggccacaatggggttcGAGGCATCTGAGGAGGGATACATTGCCAGGATCTTTGTAGAGGAAGGAACTAAGGATATTCCTATTGGAAAG ctACTGTGCATAATAGTGGAAGAGGAAGGTGACGTCGAGGCCTTCAAGGACTACGTACCAAAACCAGAAGATGACCAGCCACCAGGTGGCCTTCCAGAAGCTTCTAAACCTGCCCCCACACCACCCCCTCCTCCCAAGGCAGCACCCCCTCCACAACCCCCCAAGGCAGCAACCCCACCTCCTCCCCCTACCACCCCCCAACCACCAGCCCCGGTGGCAGCTTCTGCACAACCTGTGTCAGGGGGTGGCATTCCAGCGACACCATTTGCTAAAACACTGGCCGCTGAGCGAGGGGTGGATCTTGCT ATGGTTACAGGAACTGGTCCAAATGGAGTCATTCAGGCGGACGATGTCCTGCGATTCCAAGCACCTGCCGTACCCTCTGTTGTAGTCACACCTGGGGCAGAGTACACCGACATTGAACTCACCGGCATGAGAAAG ACAATAGCCAAGCGGTTGTTGGAATCTAAACAAACTATTCCTCACTATTACCTCACAATAGATGTCAACATGGAAAATGTCATACA attaagAAAAGAACTAAATGAGGTTCTTTCGGGAGATAAAATTAAGCTTTCTGTAAATGACTTTATAATCAAAGCCTCGGCACTGGCATGTAAGAAAGTACCGGAGGCAAACTCCGCCTGGCAAGGGGATTTCATCAGGCA ATATAACTCTGTGGACGTCAATGTTGCCGTAGCTACTGATGCTGGCCTAATTACCCCAATAGTTAGCAGAGCTGATATAAAA GGACTTTCCAATATCAATCAGGATGTCTTATTATTAGCTGCTAAAGCAAAAGAGGGAAGGTTACAGCCACATGAATTTCAG GGTGGAACCTTCACAATCTCTAACCTAGGAATGTTTGGCATTAAATCTTTTTCGGCAGTCATCAATCCTCCACAG GCATGCATTTTGGCTGTTGGTGGAGCAGAAAAGAGACTCATTGTTGATGAAGACAGCAATACAGG GTACCGCGCGGCCAGCATGATGTCGGTAACCCTCAGCTGTGACCACCGCGTGGTAGATGGTGCAGTTGGAGCTCAGTGGCTAGCAGAGTTTAAGAAATTCATGGAGAAACCAGAAACCATGCTGTTATAG